The DNA sequence GGCGCGGGGCGCCCCATCCGGATGGAGGTGGTGCTCCACGCGGGGAGGGCGCGGCTGAGCATCGAGGACCACGGCATGGGCATCCCACCGGAGGCCCAGGGCCGCATCTTCGAGCGCTTCGAGCGCGCGGCCTCGCGCAACTATGGAGGCCTGGGGCTGGGGCTCTTCATCACGCGACAGATCATCGACGCGCACGGCGGCCGCATCTTCGTGGAGAGCGCGCCCGGCCTGGGTGCGAAGTTCATCGTCGATCTACCGCCATTCCCCCCGGAGCATTGAGCGCGGACCTGGAGGACGACGCTGTTCACCGCGGCTGGAGCCGGAGGTCCGGCCCCAGCCACGGCATGGCGCTCTCGAAGCGAGAGCGCCCGTCTAGTTTCCGGCCGGGGTGATGGACCCGATGTAGGAAGGATCACCCGGACGGCAGTCGATTCCCGCCTCGGCGTCGACGACCACACCGGTCATCAGACGGTCCCCCTGGCCCGGCCGCTTCAGCGTCGCGGTGTACGGGGCCGGGCTCAAGCTGTTGGGCATCAGCGGGACGCTCGCGGTCTTGATGCAGACGTCATAGGTGCCGCTCGGAGGCGCCCCCCCCTCGGGCAGCGCGCCGCGATGCTCCAGGGCGTTCGGGTCGATGCCGCGGTTGTCGTAGACGATGATCTCGCCCGTGGGCGCCCGCACCACCAGGTCCTCGTCACTGTCACGAGACCACGTCGCGTTGATCTCCACGGTGAAGCCGGCACCGCAGACCCCTGACGAGCAGCTCTTCCCCGCGGCGCAGGTGTTGCCGCAGCAGCCGCAGTTGCGCGTGTCCGTGAACGCGTTCACGCACAGCGAGCCGCACTTCACCTGAGGAGGCGGGCAGCTGCCGGGGATGCAGTCGAAGCCGCCCGGCTGGTTCACACACCGCTGGCTCGGCAGACAGGTGTGGGTCCCGTTGGTGCACTCGTTGATGTCCGTGCAGGTCTTCCCGTTGCCCGTGTAGCCCACCTTGCACGCGCAGGTGTAGCTGCCCGCGGTGTTCGTGCAGGTCGCGTTCACGGAGCACTGCGCGGTGCCGTTGGTGCACTCGTTGATGTCCGTGCAGGTCTTTCCGTTGCCCGTGTAGCCGGCCTTGCACGTGCAGGAGTAGCTGCCCGGGGTGTTCGTGCACGTCGCGTTCGTGGAGCACTGCGCGGTGCCGTTGGTGCACTCGTTGATGTCCGTGCAGACGCTGGGCTGCCCCGTGCAGGTATAGCCAGACTCCACCGAGCAGGTGCTGCTACAGCCATCGCCCGACGTGCGGTTACCGTCGTCACATTGCTCGCCGGGGCTCACCTTCCCGTCACCACAGAGCGGCCCGGTCGCCTCCACGGCGTCCACGTTGTAGAGGGCGGCGATACCGCCCCGCAGCCTCACGTAGCGGTACGGGGTGGTGCTGGTATAGGGGACGAGCGCCGTATAGGTGCCGAGGCCCAGCTCGACGAGGTTCGCCTGCCCCGTGCTGATGACGCTCATGTCCGCGCGCAGGAAGTCCACCTGCGCGACCACCGCCAGCGAAAGCCCCCGGTAGTAGATGCGCAGCGGCCCGGTGCCCTCTTCTCCCGCGCCCATGTCCAGCGTCAGCGCGCCGCCCAGCACGGCCAGGAAGTTGGCCGTCTGTCCATCCGGCGGGCCAACGGCGTTATTCGGATTGAGGACGCCAATGACGCCGCTGGCGATCACCGCGTCCGCGTACGGATCCGCCACCGCCCGCTGCGACAGGGACTCTTCCGAATCCGCCACCGCTTTGTCGGTGGAGGACTCCTTCTCTTCGGGACCGGTTCCGCACGCGCTCAGGACCGCGCACGCCAGCGCCGCACTTAGTAAACGCCACACCGTGGCCACTCGATTCACCTTCATGTTCCGCTCCATTCCGCTCGACTCGCGAGCCGGCGGCCCGGCGAAATACCTTTTGTCGCAGGGACCGCCGGCATCCATGGAATGCACGAATAACCAACCATGCATCGAGGGCGAGCCGGGCTGACCTGAAACGGGTCCGCCATCCGACAGGCATTGCGTCAGGTATCGCCGCGGAGAATTCCAGGCGACACCCCACCTGGACATGAAGGCCCCCTGATACGGCGCGCGCCGGAATGTGTTTCGGAGCGGGCTTCGACCCCCCTTCAGCGCGTTGAGTGGTGGGCAATACGCACTGGCAATCATTTCTCGGCGCAACAGGGCCGATTGCGGCGTGGGCCCACCCTTCTCAGCTTTCAACCAGAAGAGAAGTTCGCAGCAGCACGACATCTCGAGGGGGGAACCATGAGGACAACGTCGATTCGCGAACTGGGGCTGCGGTATGGCGGGTATGTGCTGGGGCTGTCGCTTGCCGTCGTGGGACTTCCTGGAGCGGCGTACGCCCAGGCACCCACTGACCTTCCCAACGCCTATACCCAGAAGAACCTCGTCTCCGACGGTGCCGCCGCCGCGGACCACACCGATCCCAATCTGATCAACAGCTGGGGGCTCGCCTTCAATCCGTTCGGCGTGGCGTGGGTGGCCGACAACGGGACGGGCGTGGCGACGCTCTATGACGGCGATGGGAACGCGCAGCCGCTCGTGGTCACCATCCCGGTGCCCACGGGCGCCACGGCGCCCTCGAGCCCCACCGGCGTCGCCTACAACGGCTCCGATGGTTTCGTGGTCTCCCAGGGGACCGCCAGTGGGGCTGCCCGCTTCATCTTCGTGACGGAGCAGGGCATCGTGGCGGCCTGGTCGCCGCTGGCCGCTCCGGCCAACGCCATCCTCACGGTGGACAACTCCGGGAAGAACTCGGTCTACAAGGGCGTCGCCGTGGCGAACAACGGCACGGCGTCCTATCTCTACGCGACCGACTTCCACAACGGGCAGGTGGATGTGTTCGACAACACGTTCGCGCCGGCCACGCTCGGCGGAAACTTCACCGACCCGAACCTGCCCGCCGGCTTCGCGCCGTTCGGCATCCAGAACATCAACGGCGACCTCTACGTGAGCTACGCGCAGCAGGACGAGCAGATGCGTGACAACGTGTCGGGCGCGGGCCTGGGCTACGTCAACGTCTTCGACCCGAACGGCAACCTGATCCGCCGCCTGGTCTCCGCGGGCAACCTGAACGCGCCGTGGGGCATGGCCGTGGCGCCGGCCAGCTTCGGGCGGTTCGCCGGGCGCCTGCTGGTGGGCAACTTCGGCGACGGGACCATCAACGCCTTCGACGCCGCGACGGGGACCTTCGACGCCCAGCTCCAGGACAGCAGCGGGAAGCCGATCGCGATTGATGGTCTCTGGGCGCTCAGCTTCGGCAATGGCCTCCAGAACCAGCCCATCGACACGCTGTTCTTCACGGCGGGCCCGGGGATGGAGAGCCACGGCCTGTACGGTCGCCTCGACGTGACCACCACGACCTCGACCCGCGTCCCCTTCCGTCCCAAGCGCTGAGCCGCGCGGTCGCGTCAGGGGGGAGTCCAGCGGATGCGCCCGGGGAGTCACGTCCCGGGCGCATCCGGCGTTGCTACTTCGCCTCCAGGTTCAGCTCCAGGTCGAACGCCGCGTCGTGTGACTCCCCGTTCGCCTGCTTCACCATCACCGCGATGATGTTCTCGCCCACCACGAAGGGAGCGCCGTCGAAGGTGGCCGTGCTGGTGATGGGGTCCTTCAAGATGCCACTCGCGAAGACCCCGTGGGCGAAGCCGTTGTCCATGTACCGGGAGTACACGGGCTTTCCGTTCACCCAGATCGCCACGCCATCGTCATGCGTCACGCGGATGCTGGCGGAGCGGATGGCGTCCACCAGGGTGAGCTTCTTGCGGAAGTACAGGGTCGGCTGACTGGGGTTCGTCTTGTTGAGCATCGTGTGCTCGTCCCCCACCCCGTAGCCAAGCTTGCCAGGGCCCGAACGCCACGCGCTGTCGTTGAAGGCCAGCGACGTCCAGGCGCTGCCTGGGTCCACGTTGCGGTCATCGAACTTCCAGTACTCACCGAAGGCGATGGCCTGGAACTTCGGGCTCGCGGAGATGGTGAAGACCCCGTCGGTCTGGTCGGAGACGTCCGACCGCGCCGAGTCCGCGATCCGCAGCAGGCCCGCGGACGTCTCCGTATGCGGCACCGTCCAGTCATAGAAGCCGGTGTTGGGGATGCCCGTCTTGACGGTCGTCCAGTCCTTCCCGTTGTTGGGCGAGAACTGGAGCTGCACGGTGTTGATGCCCGCGCCGTGGGTCATCCATTGCAGCGTCTGGACGTTTCCAGGGCGCAGCGTCTCTCCGCCGTTGGGGCTCTCCAGGAGGAGCGAGGAGTGGGCATCCTCCTCGGTGACGACCTTGAGCTCCAGGTCGAAGGAGATGTCGCTGGATGTCGCGTTCGCCTGTTTCACCATGACGGCCAGCGTGTTCTCCCCCATCACGAAGCGAGCGCCGGGGATGGGGCCTTCGCTGATCGCGTTGTCGACGCTGGAGCCCTGGGCGTAGGCGCTGTGCGCGATGTTGTCCACCAGCTTGGAGAACACCTGGGTGCCGTTGAGCCAGACCACGACGCCATCGTCATACAGCACCTTGAGCGTGGCCGCGTCCACCATGCCGTGCAGCATGAACTTGTGGCGGAAATACACGCTGGGCTGGCGCGGCGTCGTCGCGGTCAGCACCGTCGCCTCGTCACCGTCGCCGTAGCCGAGCTGCCCCGGCCCCTTCTTCCAGGAGGAATCATCGAAGGTGGGCGAGGTCCATCCGGGCCCCGGGTCCACGTTGCGGTCGTCGTACTTCCACTCCGCGCCGAAGGCCACCGCGGTGAACCCGGAGTTGGGCGGCGGGTCCGTGGGGTCCGACGTCGAGGTGCCTCCGCCAATGCGGATGATCTTCGACACCGAGGGGACGCGATTGGCGTTGAGCAGGAACAGCATGTAGTGGCCCGGCGGGGCCCCGTTCGCGCTGGTGGGCGCGGTGACGGTGAGCACGCCGTTGCCGGCCGTGAACTTCAGCCACTGGAAGCGCTGGTTCTCATCGAACGCGTGGGTGACGGAGCCCAGCCGGATCCAGGACACCTTGGAGATGGCCGCGGCGTTGGGCGTCGTGACCTGGAACTTCTCGCCGTAGGCCACGGACGCGGGCGCGGCGGTGATGGTGGGTCGGGTGCCCTTGAAGAGATACGGCGGAGAGAACACCTGCATGGTGCGGATGCCGCGGCTGCCCGCGGAGAGCACCCGCCCATCCGGCAGGAGCAGGGTCGTGGAGTGATACCCGCGATAGGCGGAGCTGGGAGCGAGCTCGGACCAGGTCTCGGTGGTGGGGTTCCACAGCTCGGTTTCGAAGCGGGGGAACCGGGGGTTGTCGACCCCCGGGCCGCTGTGGCCGCCGGTGACGAGCACGGTCCCGTCGGGAAGGAGCGTGGAGTTGTGCTGGCGGCGCACGTATTTCATGGGGGCCACCGTGCGCCAGACGGGATTC is a window from the Corallococcus silvisoli genome containing:
- a CDS encoding EGF domain-containing protein; the protein is MKVNRVATVWRLLSAALACAVLSACGTGPEEKESSTDKAVADSEESLSQRAVADPYADAVIASGVIGVLNPNNAVGPPDGQTANFLAVLGGALTLDMGAGEEGTGPLRIYYRGLSLAVVAQVDFLRADMSVISTGQANLVELGLGTYTALVPYTSTTPYRYVRLRGGIAALYNVDAVEATGPLCGDGKVSPGEQCDDGNRTSGDGCSSTCSVESGYTCTGQPSVCTDINECTNGTAQCSTNATCTNTPGSYSCTCKAGYTGNGKTCTDINECTNGTAQCSVNATCTNTAGSYTCACKVGYTGNGKTCTDINECTNGTHTCLPSQRCVNQPGGFDCIPGSCPPPQVKCGSLCVNAFTDTRNCGCCGNTCAAGKSCSSGVCGAGFTVEINATWSRDSDEDLVVRAPTGEIIVYDNRGIDPNALEHRGALPEGGAPPSGTYDVCIKTASVPLMPNSLSPAPYTATLKRPGQGDRLMTGVVVDAEAGIDCRPGDPSYIGSITPAGN
- a CDS encoding TIGR03118 family protein; its protein translation is MRTTSIRELGLRYGGYVLGLSLAVVGLPGAAYAQAPTDLPNAYTQKNLVSDGAAAADHTDPNLINSWGLAFNPFGVAWVADNGTGVATLYDGDGNAQPLVVTIPVPTGATAPSSPTGVAYNGSDGFVVSQGTASGAARFIFVTEQGIVAAWSPLAAPANAILTVDNSGKNSVYKGVAVANNGTASYLYATDFHNGQVDVFDNTFAPATLGGNFTDPNLPAGFAPFGIQNINGDLYVSYAQQDEQMRDNVSGAGLGYVNVFDPNGNLIRRLVSAGNLNAPWGMAVAPASFGRFAGRLLVGNFGDGTINAFDAATGTFDAQLQDSSGKPIAIDGLWALSFGNGLQNQPIDTLFFTAGPGMESHGLYGRLDVTTTTSTRVPFRPKR
- a CDS encoding galactose oxidase-like domain-containing protein, which translates into the protein MAVWAFTATAGAQSLDPAVAGQWTPVQNWPYSAVHTHLLPTGKVMFFSEFADGDNPTLWDPQTNVITALPKAGYNIFCAGHAFLPDGRLLVAGGHITDDSGLPYATIFNPFTNTWTRLPNMNAGRWYPTVTTLPNGEMLVIGGAKEDTSKNLIPQVWQPSKNAWRNLTGASLELMYYPWMFAAPNGKQLMAGYWKPARFLSTDGTGSWTTGPRTQYANSRNAGSAAMYDEGKVIITGGDNPPTNNVEVIDLNAANPVWRTVAPMKYVRRQHNSTLLPDGTVLVTGGHSGPGVDNPRFPRFETELWNPTTETWSELAPSSAYRGYHSTTLLLPDGRVLSAGSRGIRTMQVFSPPYLFKGTRPTITAAPASVAYGEKFQVTTPNAAAISKVSWIRLGSVTHAFDENQRFQWLKFTAGNGVLTVTAPTSANGAPPGHYMLFLLNANRVPSVSKIIRIGGGTSTSDPTDPPPNSGFTAVAFGAEWKYDDRNVDPGPGWTSPTFDDSSWKKGPGQLGYGDGDEATVLTATTPRQPSVYFRHKFMLHGMVDAATLKVLYDDGVVVWLNGTQVFSKLVDNIAHSAYAQGSSVDNAISEGPIPGARFVMGENTLAVMVKQANATSSDISFDLELKVVTEEDAHSSLLLESPNGGETLRPGNVQTLQWMTHGAGINTVQLQFSPNNGKDWTTVKTGIPNTGFYDWTVPHTETSAGLLRIADSARSDVSDQTDGVFTISASPKFQAIAFGEYWKFDDRNVDPGSAWTSLAFNDSAWRSGPGKLGYGVGDEHTMLNKTNPSQPTLYFRKKLTLVDAIRSASIRVTHDDGVAIWVNGKPVYSRYMDNGFAHGVFASGILKDPITSTATFDGAPFVVGENIIAVMVKQANGESHDAAFDLELNLEAK